A single Salmo salar chromosome ssa19, Ssal_v3.1, whole genome shotgun sequence DNA region contains:
- the LOC106578525 gene encoding metalloreductase STEAP2 isoform X2, with protein MDTISMLGSGCSSPAYTDTAHPTTPSLFLPNGVRKNGPRDPPPHGPLPKPVIAILGSGDFSKCLTIRLLRCGFHVVVGSRQPKRAAEFFPHVVDVTHHEDAVLVDVSNNRRVNQYPESNAEYLASLLPDSTVVKGFNVISAWAMQSGPKDASRQVYICSNSVEGRQQIMELTRQLNFTPVDMGALSSSREIENMPLRLFPDWKGPVLATVALSIFFFAYSFVRDIIHPYVKNKQSDFYKIPIEMVNRTLPTVAITLLALVYLAGQLAAVHQLYYRTKYRRFPHWLEGWLQSRKQLGLLSFFLGCVHVLYSLCLPMRRSERYLLLNMAYQQLHANVENSWNEEEVWRVEMYLSFGIMSLGLLSLLAVTSIPSVNSALNWREFSFIQSTLGYIALLIATFHALLFGWKRAFEEEAYRFYLPPNFVVALALPVCVILGKVFLLIPCVGRRLHRIKRGAESSQLRQDPVGAAAHVSPERVTIM; from the exons ATGGACACCATCTCCATGCTGGGCAGTGGCTGCAGCAGCCCGGCTTACACCGACACAGCCCACCCTACCACCCCCTCCCTGTTCCTCCCCAACGGGGTGAGGAAGAATGGCCCTAGGGACCCTCCTCCCCACGGCCCCCTCCCCAAGCCTGTCATAGCCATCCTGGGTTCGGGTGACTTCTCCAAGTGCCTGACCATCCGTCTGCTCCGCTGTGGCTTCCACGTGGTGGTGGGGAGCCGCCAACCCAAACGGGCCGCTGAGTTCTTCCCTCATGTTGTTGATGTGACCCACCATGAAGACGCT GTTCTGGTGGACGTGAGCAACAACCGCCGTGTGAACCAGTACCCTGAGTCCAATGCTGAGTACCTGGCCTCCCTGCTCCCCGACTCTACAGTTGTGAAGGGCTTTAATGTCATATCTGCCTGGGCTATGCAGTCTGGACCCAAAGATGCCAGCAGGCAG GTGTACATCTGCAGTAACTCTGTAGAGGGCAGACAGCAGATCATGGAGCTGACCAGGCAGCTCAACTTCACCCCAGTGGACATGggagccctctcctcctccagagaGATTGAGAACATGCCCCTGCGCCTCTTCCCCGACTGGAAAGGCCCCGTGCTAGCCACTGTGGctctctccatcttcttcttCGCCTATTCCTTTGTCCGGGACATCATCCACCCGTATGTGAAGAACAAGCAGAGTGACTTCTATAAGATCCCTATAGAGATGGTGAATAGGACTCTGCCCACAGTGGCCATAACACTACTCGCTCTAGTCTACCTGGCGGGCCAGCTAGCCGCGGTCCACCAGCTGTACTATAGGACTAAGTACAGGAGGTTCCCTCACTGGCTGGAGGGCTGGCTACAGAGCAGGAAACAGCTGGGGCTGCTGAGCTTCTTCCTGGGGTGTGTCCACGTTCTCTACAGCCTTTGTCTACCCATGAGGAGGTCAGAGAGATACCTGCTCCTCAACATGGCCTACCAACAG CTCCATGCTAACGTGGAGAACTCGTGGAatgaggaggaggtgtggagagTGGAGATGTACCTGTCCTTTGGTATCATGAGCCTCGGGCTCCTTTCTCTCCTGGCCGTCACCTCCATTCCTTCTGTTAACAGCGCCCTCAACTGGAGGGAGTTCAGCTTTATTCAG tCGACGCTGGGCTACATCGCTCTGCTTATCGCTACGTTCCATGCTCTACTGTTCGGCTGGAAGCGGGCCTTTGAGGAGGAGGCTTACCGTTTCTACCTACCCCCTAACTTCGTGGTGGCCCTGGCCCTGCCCGTGTGTGTCATCCTGGGGAAGGTGTTCCTGCTGATCCCCTGTGTGGGACGGCGGCTCCACAGGATCAAACGGGGAGCTGAGAGCAGCCAGTTGCGCCAGGACCCTGTTGGCGCAGCAGCACACGTCTCACCAGAGAGGGTCACTATCATGTGA
- the LOC106578523 gene encoding STEAP family member 1B isoform X2 — MMEKRQADSQTTVVEDQDTWQELAIMDPVDKPHLVHKASEDQEALLLNRAKHPKHRPLLVSFALEEFEFPSSICLEEMPLFPQWHLPLKLMAILMALTFLYTFMRDVLQPFVSQSRSDFYKIPILVMNKTLPWTAISLLALVYLPGLLAALLQLHRGTKYSSFPGWLERWMSMRKQLGLLAFFLAALHAIYSLCYPMRRSYRYKLLNWAYQQVQQNQEDSWVADDVWRMEIYVSLGIMGLGLLALLAISSLPSISDALNWREFTWMQRTLGYAALVLCTAHALVYGWRKWVEPKHYVWYTPPSFILASLLPATVLLVKAVLLLPCLDRRLGQIRRGWESPCPPRGRGVTEKDSL; from the exons ATGATGGAGAAAAGACAAGCAGATTCACAGACCACTGTGGTGGAGGACCAAGACACATGGCAAGAGCTAGCTATAATGGACCCAGTGGACAAACCACACCTGGTACACAAG GCCTCCGAGGACCAGGAGGCTCTGTTATTGAACAGGGCTAAACATCCTAAACATCGCCCTCTGCTGGTCTCCTTCGCCCTGGAGGAGTTTGAGTTTCCCTCCAGCATCTGTTTAGAAGAGATGCCCCTCTTCCCCCAGTGGCACCTACCCCTCAAACTGATGGCCATCTTGATGGCGCTGACCTTCCTGTACACTTTTATGAGGGATGTGCTGCAGCCCTTTGTGTCTCAGAGCAGGAGTGACTTCTATAAGATCCCTATACTGGTGATGAATAAGACCCTGCCATGGACGGCCATATCTCTGCTTGCTCTGGTCTATCTGCCTGGGCTACTGGCTGCCCTGCTACAGCTGCACAGAG GTACCAAGTACAGCAGTTTCCCAGGCTGGTTGGAGAGGTGGATGTCTATGAGGAAACAGCTGGGCCTGCTAGCTTTCTTCCTAGCAGCACTCCATGCTATCTACAGCCTCTGTTACCCTATGAGACGCTCCTACAGATACAAGCTGCTCAACTGGGCTTACCAACAG GTCCAGCAGAACCAGGAGGACTCATGGGTAGCAGATGACGTGTGGCGTATGGAGATCTATGTCTCCCTGGGTATCATGGGTTTGGGTCTCCTGGCTTTATTAGccatctcctcccttccctccattTCTGACGCCCTCAACTGGAGAGAGTTCACCTGGATGCAG AGGACTCTGGGATATGCTGCCCTGGTCCTGTGTACAGCCCATGCTCTGGTCTACGGCTGGAGGAAGTGGGTGGAGCCTAAGCACTACGTGTGGTACACCCCTCCATCCTTTATCCTGGCCTCGCTCCTCCCAGCCACCGTCCTATTGGTcaaggctgtgctgctgctgccttGCCTGGACCGGAGGCTGGGGCAGATTCGTCGAGGCTGGGAGAGTCCCTGCCCCCCAAGGGGAAGGGGAGTGACTGAAAAAGACTCGCTATGA
- the LOC106578523 gene encoding metalloreductase STEAP1 isoform X3, producing the protein MPLFPQWHLPLKLMAILMALTFLYTFMRDVLQPFVSQSRSDFYKIPILVMNKTLPWTAISLLALVYLPGLLAALLQLHRGTKYSSFPGWLERWMSMRKQLGLLAFFLAALHAIYSLCYPMRRSYRYKLLNWAYQQVQQNQEDSWVADDVWRMEIYVSLGIMGLGLLALLAISSLPSISDALNWREFTWMQLLTGLLFVYLSSGPSILQRTLGYAALVLCTAHALVYGWRKWVEPKHYVWYTPPSFILASLLPATVLLVKAVLLLPCLDRRLGQIRRGWESPCPPRGRGVTEKDSL; encoded by the exons ATGCCCCTCTTCCCCCAGTGGCACCTACCCCTCAAACTGATGGCCATCTTGATGGCGCTGACCTTCCTGTACACTTTTATGAGGGATGTGCTGCAGCCCTTTGTGTCTCAGAGCAGGAGTGACTTCTATAAGATCCCTATACTGGTGATGAATAAGACCCTGCCATGGACGGCCATATCTCTGCTTGCTCTGGTCTATCTGCCTGGGCTACTGGCTGCCCTGCTACAGCTGCACAGAG GTACCAAGTACAGCAGTTTCCCAGGCTGGTTGGAGAGGTGGATGTCTATGAGGAAACAGCTGGGCCTGCTAGCTTTCTTCCTAGCAGCACTCCATGCTATCTACAGCCTCTGTTACCCTATGAGACGCTCCTACAGATACAAGCTGCTCAACTGGGCTTACCAACAG GTCCAGCAGAACCAGGAGGACTCATGGGTAGCAGATGACGTGTGGCGTATGGAGATCTATGTCTCCCTGGGTATCATGGGTTTGGGTCTCCTGGCTTTATTAGccatctcctcccttccctccattTCTGACGCCCTCAACTGGAGAGAGTTCACCTGGATGCAG CTGTTGACAGGCCTCCTTTTTGTTTACCTATCTTCTGGTCCTTCCATCCTGCAGAGGACTCTGGGATATGCTGCCCTGGTCCTGTGTACAGCCCATGCTCTGGTCTACGGCTGGAGGAAGTGGGTGGAGCCTAAGCACTACGTGTGGTACACCCCTCCATCCTTTATCCTGGCCTCGCTCCTCCCAGCCACCGTCCTATTGGTcaaggctgtgctgctgctgccttGCCTGGACCGGAGGCTGGGGCAGATTCGTCGAGGCTGGGAGAGTCCCTGCCCCCCAAGGGGAAGGGGAGTGACTGAAAAAGACTCGCTATGA
- the LOC106578523 gene encoding STEAP family member 1B isoform X1 → MMEKRQADSQTTVVEDQDTWQELAIMDPVDKPHLVHKASEDQEALLLNRAKHPKHRPLLVSFALEEFEFPSSICLEEMPLFPQWHLPLKLMAILMALTFLYTFMRDVLQPFVSQSRSDFYKIPILVMNKTLPWTAISLLALVYLPGLLAALLQLHRGTKYSSFPGWLERWMSMRKQLGLLAFFLAALHAIYSLCYPMRRSYRYKLLNWAYQQVQQNQEDSWVADDVWRMEIYVSLGIMGLGLLALLAISSLPSISDALNWREFTWMQLLTGLLFVYLSSGPSILQRTLGYAALVLCTAHALVYGWRKWVEPKHYVWYTPPSFILASLLPATVLLVKAVLLLPCLDRRLGQIRRGWESPCPPRGRGVTEKDSL, encoded by the exons ATGATGGAGAAAAGACAAGCAGATTCACAGACCACTGTGGTGGAGGACCAAGACACATGGCAAGAGCTAGCTATAATGGACCCAGTGGACAAACCACACCTGGTACACAAG GCCTCCGAGGACCAGGAGGCTCTGTTATTGAACAGGGCTAAACATCCTAAACATCGCCCTCTGCTGGTCTCCTTCGCCCTGGAGGAGTTTGAGTTTCCCTCCAGCATCTGTTTAGAAGAGATGCCCCTCTTCCCCCAGTGGCACCTACCCCTCAAACTGATGGCCATCTTGATGGCGCTGACCTTCCTGTACACTTTTATGAGGGATGTGCTGCAGCCCTTTGTGTCTCAGAGCAGGAGTGACTTCTATAAGATCCCTATACTGGTGATGAATAAGACCCTGCCATGGACGGCCATATCTCTGCTTGCTCTGGTCTATCTGCCTGGGCTACTGGCTGCCCTGCTACAGCTGCACAGAG GTACCAAGTACAGCAGTTTCCCAGGCTGGTTGGAGAGGTGGATGTCTATGAGGAAACAGCTGGGCCTGCTAGCTTTCTTCCTAGCAGCACTCCATGCTATCTACAGCCTCTGTTACCCTATGAGACGCTCCTACAGATACAAGCTGCTCAACTGGGCTTACCAACAG GTCCAGCAGAACCAGGAGGACTCATGGGTAGCAGATGACGTGTGGCGTATGGAGATCTATGTCTCCCTGGGTATCATGGGTTTGGGTCTCCTGGCTTTATTAGccatctcctcccttccctccattTCTGACGCCCTCAACTGGAGAGAGTTCACCTGGATGCAG CTGTTGACAGGCCTCCTTTTTGTTTACCTATCTTCTGGTCCTTCCATCCTGCAGAGGACTCTGGGATATGCTGCCCTGGTCCTGTGTACAGCCCATGCTCTGGTCTACGGCTGGAGGAAGTGGGTGGAGCCTAAGCACTACGTGTGGTACACCCCTCCATCCTTTATCCTGGCCTCGCTCCTCCCAGCCACCGTCCTATTGGTcaaggctgtgctgctgctgccttGCCTGGACCGGAGGCTGGGGCAGATTCGTCGAGGCTGGGAGAGTCCCTGCCCCCCAAGGGGAAGGGGAGTGACTGAAAAAGACTCGCTATGA
- the LOC106578525 gene encoding metalloreductase STEAP2 isoform X1: MDTISMLGSGCSSPAYTDTAHPTTPSLFLPNGVRKNGPRDPPPHGPLPKPVIAILGSGDFSKCLTIRLLRCGFHVVVGSRQPKRAAEFFPHVVDVTHHEDAVGKASVVFLAIRREHYSVLWDLKHLLAGKVLVDVSNNRRVNQYPESNAEYLASLLPDSTVVKGFNVISAWAMQSGPKDASRQVYICSNSVEGRQQIMELTRQLNFTPVDMGALSSSREIENMPLRLFPDWKGPVLATVALSIFFFAYSFVRDIIHPYVKNKQSDFYKIPIEMVNRTLPTVAITLLALVYLAGQLAAVHQLYYRTKYRRFPHWLEGWLQSRKQLGLLSFFLGCVHVLYSLCLPMRRSERYLLLNMAYQQLHANVENSWNEEEVWRVEMYLSFGIMSLGLLSLLAVTSIPSVNSALNWREFSFIQSTLGYIALLIATFHALLFGWKRAFEEEAYRFYLPPNFVVALALPVCVILGKVFLLIPCVGRRLHRIKRGAESSQLRQDPVGAAAHVSPERVTIM; the protein is encoded by the exons ATGGACACCATCTCCATGCTGGGCAGTGGCTGCAGCAGCCCGGCTTACACCGACACAGCCCACCCTACCACCCCCTCCCTGTTCCTCCCCAACGGGGTGAGGAAGAATGGCCCTAGGGACCCTCCTCCCCACGGCCCCCTCCCCAAGCCTGTCATAGCCATCCTGGGTTCGGGTGACTTCTCCAAGTGCCTGACCATCCGTCTGCTCCGCTGTGGCTTCCACGTGGTGGTGGGGAGCCGCCAACCCAAACGGGCCGCTGAGTTCTTCCCTCATGTTGTTGATGTGACCCACCATGAAGACGCTGTGGGTAAAGCTTCTGTGGTTTTCCTTGCTATCCGCAGGGAGCATTATTCTGTTCTCTGGGACCTCAAGCATCTGCTGgcagggaag GTTCTGGTGGACGTGAGCAACAACCGCCGTGTGAACCAGTACCCTGAGTCCAATGCTGAGTACCTGGCCTCCCTGCTCCCCGACTCTACAGTTGTGAAGGGCTTTAATGTCATATCTGCCTGGGCTATGCAGTCTGGACCCAAAGATGCCAGCAGGCAG GTGTACATCTGCAGTAACTCTGTAGAGGGCAGACAGCAGATCATGGAGCTGACCAGGCAGCTCAACTTCACCCCAGTGGACATGggagccctctcctcctccagagaGATTGAGAACATGCCCCTGCGCCTCTTCCCCGACTGGAAAGGCCCCGTGCTAGCCACTGTGGctctctccatcttcttcttCGCCTATTCCTTTGTCCGGGACATCATCCACCCGTATGTGAAGAACAAGCAGAGTGACTTCTATAAGATCCCTATAGAGATGGTGAATAGGACTCTGCCCACAGTGGCCATAACACTACTCGCTCTAGTCTACCTGGCGGGCCAGCTAGCCGCGGTCCACCAGCTGTACTATAGGACTAAGTACAGGAGGTTCCCTCACTGGCTGGAGGGCTGGCTACAGAGCAGGAAACAGCTGGGGCTGCTGAGCTTCTTCCTGGGGTGTGTCCACGTTCTCTACAGCCTTTGTCTACCCATGAGGAGGTCAGAGAGATACCTGCTCCTCAACATGGCCTACCAACAG CTCCATGCTAACGTGGAGAACTCGTGGAatgaggaggaggtgtggagagTGGAGATGTACCTGTCCTTTGGTATCATGAGCCTCGGGCTCCTTTCTCTCCTGGCCGTCACCTCCATTCCTTCTGTTAACAGCGCCCTCAACTGGAGGGAGTTCAGCTTTATTCAG tCGACGCTGGGCTACATCGCTCTGCTTATCGCTACGTTCCATGCTCTACTGTTCGGCTGGAAGCGGGCCTTTGAGGAGGAGGCTTACCGTTTCTACCTACCCCCTAACTTCGTGGTGGCCCTGGCCCTGCCCGTGTGTGTCATCCTGGGGAAGGTGTTCCTGCTGATCCCCTGTGTGGGACGGCGGCTCCACAGGATCAAACGGGGAGCTGAGAGCAGCCAGTTGCGCCAGGACCCTGTTGGCGCAGCAGCACACGTCTCACCAGAGAGGGTCACTATCATGTGA
- the LOC106578523 gene encoding STEAP family member 1B isoform X4 encodes MMEKRQADSQTTVVEDQDTWQELAIMDPVDKPHLVHKASEDQEALLLNRAKHPKHRPLLVSFALEEFEFPSSICLEEMPLFPQWHLPLKLMAILMALTFLYTFMRDVLQPFVSQSRSDFYKIPILVMNKTLPWTAISLLALVYLPGLLAALLQLHRGTKYSSFPGWLERWMSMRKQLGLLAFFLAALHAIYSLCYPMRRSYRYKLLNWAYQQVQQNQEDSWVADDVWRMEIYVSLGIMGLGLLALLAISSLPSISDALNWREFTWMQ; translated from the exons ATGATGGAGAAAAGACAAGCAGATTCACAGACCACTGTGGTGGAGGACCAAGACACATGGCAAGAGCTAGCTATAATGGACCCAGTGGACAAACCACACCTGGTACACAAG GCCTCCGAGGACCAGGAGGCTCTGTTATTGAACAGGGCTAAACATCCTAAACATCGCCCTCTGCTGGTCTCCTTCGCCCTGGAGGAGTTTGAGTTTCCCTCCAGCATCTGTTTAGAAGAGATGCCCCTCTTCCCCCAGTGGCACCTACCCCTCAAACTGATGGCCATCTTGATGGCGCTGACCTTCCTGTACACTTTTATGAGGGATGTGCTGCAGCCCTTTGTGTCTCAGAGCAGGAGTGACTTCTATAAGATCCCTATACTGGTGATGAATAAGACCCTGCCATGGACGGCCATATCTCTGCTTGCTCTGGTCTATCTGCCTGGGCTACTGGCTGCCCTGCTACAGCTGCACAGAG GTACCAAGTACAGCAGTTTCCCAGGCTGGTTGGAGAGGTGGATGTCTATGAGGAAACAGCTGGGCCTGCTAGCTTTCTTCCTAGCAGCACTCCATGCTATCTACAGCCTCTGTTACCCTATGAGACGCTCCTACAGATACAAGCTGCTCAACTGGGCTTACCAACAG GTCCAGCAGAACCAGGAGGACTCATGGGTAGCAGATGACGTGTGGCGTATGGAGATCTATGTCTCCCTGGGTATCATGGGTTTGGGTCTCCTGGCTTTATTAGccatctcctcccttccctccattTCTGACGCCCTCAACTGGAGAGAGTTCACCTGGATGCAG TAG